The following are encoded in a window of Flavobacterium psychrotrophum genomic DNA:
- the pepT gene encoding peptidase T, whose amino-acid sequence MQHIINRFISYVTVDTESDPNSDTTPSTAKQWDLANKLVEELKEIGLEEVTIDENAYIMATLPSNVAHEVPVIGFISHFDTTPDFTGANVTPQIVENYGGGDILLNKEQNIVLSPKYFKDMLQYKGQTLIVTDGTTLLGADDKAGITEIVSAMEYLVQHPEIKHGKIRVGFTPDEEIGRGAHKFDVAKFGADWAYTMDGSQIGELEYENFNAAGVKITFKGKSVHPGYAKGKMINSMLIANKFISSLPANEVPELTKGYEGFFHVTGITGSIEESTVQLIIRDHDSRRFKKRKKLVKKIVDKINRKYKKQFEEDIAVAEIKDQYYNMKEKVEPVFHIVKIAEKAMKKLDIKPIIKPIRGGTDGCQLSYMGLPCPNIFAGGHNFHGKYEYVPVESMVKATEVIVKIAELTAEIK is encoded by the coding sequence ATGCAGCACATAATAAACCGCTTTATAAGCTATGTTACGGTAGATACCGAATCTGACCCAAACTCTGATACTACACCCAGCACCGCTAAGCAGTGGGACCTTGCCAATAAACTTGTTGAAGAGCTTAAAGAAATAGGCCTTGAAGAGGTAACCATAGACGAGAATGCTTACATTATGGCTACCCTACCGTCTAATGTAGCACATGAGGTGCCTGTTATAGGTTTTATATCGCACTTTGATACCACGCCGGATTTTACCGGAGCCAACGTTACCCCACAAATTGTAGAAAATTATGGTGGTGGTGATATATTGCTTAATAAAGAGCAAAACATAGTACTTTCTCCAAAGTATTTTAAAGATATGCTGCAGTATAAAGGCCAGACCCTTATTGTTACTGATGGTACTACACTACTTGGCGCTGATGATAAAGCCGGCATTACAGAAATTGTAAGTGCTATGGAATACCTGGTACAGCATCCTGAAATTAAGCACGGTAAAATTCGCGTGGGCTTTACCCCTGATGAAGAAATAGGACGTGGTGCACATAAGTTTGATGTGGCTAAATTTGGTGCAGACTGGGCATATACTATGGACGGCAGTCAGATAGGCGAGCTTGAATATGAAAACTTTAATGCCGCCGGTGTAAAAATTACCTTTAAAGGTAAGAGTGTACACCCTGGTTATGCAAAAGGCAAAATGATAAACTCTATGCTTATTGCTAACAAGTTTATTTCTTCGCTACCGGCAAACGAAGTGCCTGAACTTACAAAAGGTTACGAAGGCTTTTTTCATGTTACGGGCATTACCGGCAGTATAGAAGAGAGTACGGTACAGCTAATTATTCGCGACCACGACAGCAGGCGTTTTAAAAAACGTAAAAAACTGGTTAAGAAAATTGTAGACAAAATAAACCGTAAATACAAAAAGCAGTTTGAAGAAGATATTGCGGTGGCTGAGATAAAAGACCAGTATTATAACATGAAAGAAAAGGTAGAGCCTGTATTTCATATTGTAAAGATTGCTGAAAAAGCAATGAAAAAACTGGATATCAAACCTATTATCAAGCCTATTCGCGGTGGTACAGATGGTTGCCAGCTATCATATATGGGGCTGCCTTGCCCTAACATATTTGCGGGTGGACATAACTTTCATGGCAAGTACGAATATGTGCCTGTAGAAAGCATGGTAAAGGCTACAGAGGTTATTGTAAAGATAGCTGAGCTTACTGCCGAAATAAAGTAA
- a CDS encoding PAS domain-containing sensor histidine kinase: MISNNTTTKNETLMALAFNAPNSRMIVYEPVRNENGEIVDFTFVLISKATVDFFGGKDFTGKTITQALPDGNTMIADMARVIETGITHSWTRFYEVGQHEGNWFEVTDTRSGNYLVRVWDNITKRKLADEVLENQLAEQAEKKYLTLFNSIDLGFCIIEMIYDEKGKAYDYRFIEYNPAFEKQTGLTDAKGKTIKTLNPKHEQHWFDMYGRIAQTGEALYFEQEAVLINGWYEVSAFSVANDGKTVAVIFNDITLRKTAEKELNAFNTKLENEVKDRTSSLKEVNEILGQKIDELAKSNKELESFNYIASHDLQEPLRKIQTFLTLIKQRGKDEATVIGYMDKINTSAERMSALISDVLTYSKLSIEKHFVPIDLNIIIDNVLSDYELVISEKNAVVKKGILPIINAVPPQMHQLFSNLISNALKYSSNAPIIEIKSEIKTVKDLQIAEIIVADNGIGFDDQYSDQIFKLFQRLHGKSEYSGTGIGLSICKKITEQHNGNISAKSEIGKGTTFTVQLPV, from the coding sequence ATGATAAGCAACAATACCACTACTAAGAACGAAACACTTATGGCATTGGCATTTAATGCCCCTAACAGCCGTATGATTGTTTATGAGCCTGTTCGTAATGAAAATGGCGAAATAGTAGATTTTACATTTGTGCTTATTAGTAAAGCTACAGTCGATTTTTTTGGAGGAAAAGATTTTACCGGCAAAACCATTACCCAGGCATTACCGGATGGCAATACCATGATAGCCGATATGGCACGGGTAATTGAAACCGGCATTACTCATAGCTGGACACGTTTTTATGAAGTCGGGCAGCACGAAGGAAACTGGTTTGAAGTTACAGATACCCGTTCAGGAAATTATCTGGTAAGGGTTTGGGACAACATAACCAAAAGAAAACTGGCAGATGAAGTATTAGAAAACCAACTGGCAGAACAGGCAGAAAAAAAATACTTAACCTTATTTAATTCTATAGACCTTGGGTTTTGCATCATCGAAATGATATATGATGAAAAAGGCAAGGCCTACGACTATCGGTTTATTGAATACAACCCTGCTTTTGAAAAACAAACAGGACTTACGGATGCAAAGGGTAAAACCATCAAAACCCTAAACCCTAAACATGAGCAGCATTGGTTTGACATGTATGGCAGGATTGCACAAACGGGTGAGGCATTATATTTTGAGCAGGAAGCTGTTTTAATTAACGGATGGTATGAGGTATCTGCATTTTCTGTTGCTAACGATGGCAAAACCGTTGCTGTTATTTTTAATGACATTACCTTAAGAAAGACAGCCGAAAAAGAACTCAATGCCTTTAATACAAAACTGGAAAACGAGGTTAAAGACCGCACTAGCAGCTTAAAGGAAGTAAATGAAATACTCGGACAAAAAATAGATGAACTGGCTAAAAGCAATAAAGAACTGGAATCTTTTAATTACATAGCCAGCCATGACTTACAGGAACCTCTGCGAAAAATACAAACGTTTCTTACCCTTATAAAACAGCGCGGTAAAGATGAGGCTACCGTGATTGGCTACATGGATAAGATAAACACATCTGCCGAACGGATGTCTGCACTTATATCTGATGTACTTACTTATAGCAAGCTTTCAATAGAAAAGCATTTTGTACCCATCGACCTTAACATCATTATAGACAACGTATTATCTGATTACGAACTGGTAATAAGCGAAAAAAACGCCGTTGTAAAAAAGGGAATACTGCCTATTATAAATGCGGTGCCCCCGCAAATGCACCAGTTATTTTCTAACCTAATAAGCAACGCGCTAAAATACAGCAGCAATGCACCGATTATCGAAATAAAGTCTGAAATAAAAACAGTAAAGGATTTACAAATAGCAGAGATAATTGTAGCTGACAACGGCATTGGGTTTGATGACCAGTACAGCGACCAGATATTTAAACTTTTTCAGCGCCTGCATGGCAAGAGCGAATATAGTGGTACCGGCATTGGCCTTAGCATCTGTAAAAAAATTACCGAACAGCATAATGGTAATATCAGCGCAAAATCTGAAATTGGAAAAGGCACAACTTTTACTGTACAACTACCCGTATAA
- a CDS encoding HD domain-containing protein, with protein sequence MHLKENFLQLVTQYANAATAGNFWMEVEKHYTAKGRHYHTLVHLDNLYAQLLAFKHHIDNWDTIVFSIAYHDVIYSATARDNEEKSAELAVKRLEQINFSTVQIALCNEQIRATKHHQPAVDNDTNLFTDADLSILGAPWPEYEQYYKSVRKEYCIYPDFLYKPGRKKAMLHFLEMDFIFKTDAFRHQFEATARENINREIEILTID encoded by the coding sequence ATGCATTTAAAAGAAAATTTCCTGCAACTTGTTACTCAATATGCTAATGCAGCTACAGCTGGTAATTTCTGGATGGAGGTTGAAAAACACTATACAGCTAAGGGCAGGCATTACCATACGCTGGTACACTTAGACAATTTATATGCTCAGTTACTTGCCTTTAAACATCATATTGATAACTGGGATACAATAGTTTTTTCCATAGCCTATCATGACGTTATTTACAGCGCCACTGCTAGAGATAACGAAGAAAAAAGTGCCGAATTAGCGGTTAAGCGTTTAGAACAAATTAATTTCTCCACTGTGCAAATAGCCTTATGCAATGAACAAATACGTGCCACGAAGCACCATCAACCGGCTGTAGATAACGACACCAACCTATTTACAGATGCCGACCTGAGTATTCTTGGTGCACCGTGGCCTGAATATGAACAGTACTATAAAAGCGTGCGTAAAGAATACTGTATCTACCCTGATTTTTTATACAAGCCGGGGCGCAAAAAAGCAATGCTTCATTTTTTAGAAATGGATTTTATTTTTAAAACTGATGCTTTCAGGCATCAGTTTGAAGCCACTGCAAGGGAAAACATTAACCGGGAGATAGAAATTTTAACAATTGATTAA
- a CDS encoding quinone-dependent dihydroorotate dehydrogenase — translation MYKSLIRPLLFRFDPEKIHHFTFSSLRFLNRVPVMPALIRGAYNLNDPRLEREVFGLKFKNPVGLAAGLDKDAVLYKQLGNLGFGFIEIGTLTPKPQEGNPKKRLFRLRKDSAIINRMGFNNGGVHAAVERLKSNPAGKGHVLIGGNIGKNKVTPNEDAVNDYIICFDALYDYVDYFVVNVSSPNTPNLRELQDKEPLTKLLQTLQDKNAAKPKQKPILLKIAPDLTDDQLLDIIDIIKTTKIAGVIATNTTISREGLLSEDKNETGGLSGKPLGKRSTEVIRFLSEKSGKAFPIIGVGGIHTADDAIEKLEAGASLVQLYTGFIYEGPQLIKDINERVLDLKCSNC, via the coding sequence ATGTATAAATCGCTTATTAGGCCGTTATTATTCAGGTTCGATCCTGAAAAGATACACCACTTTACGTTTTCATCCCTGCGTTTCTTAAACCGTGTACCTGTTATGCCGGCACTTATCAGAGGTGCATATAATCTGAACGACCCACGCCTGGAGCGCGAAGTTTTTGGGCTAAAGTTTAAAAATCCTGTTGGCCTTGCTGCCGGGTTAGATAAAGATGCCGTACTGTATAAGCAACTGGGTAACCTGGGCTTTGGCTTTATAGAGATAGGTACCCTTACACCAAAACCGCAGGAAGGCAATCCTAAAAAGAGGCTTTTCAGGTTACGGAAAGACAGTGCCATTATAAACCGTATGGGTTTTAATAACGGTGGAGTACATGCTGCTGTAGAACGGCTTAAAAGTAATCCTGCCGGTAAAGGGCATGTGCTTATAGGTGGTAACATAGGCAAAAATAAGGTAACGCCAAATGAAGACGCGGTTAACGATTACATTATTTGTTTTGATGCGCTGTATGATTATGTAGATTACTTTGTGGTGAATGTGAGTTCGCCCAATACACCAAACCTGCGCGAACTGCAAGATAAAGAGCCGCTAACTAAACTGCTGCAAACGTTACAGGATAAGAACGCGGCTAAGCCTAAGCAAAAACCAATACTGCTTAAAATAGCGCCAGACCTTACTGATGATCAGCTATTGGATATTATAGACATTATAAAAACGACTAAGATAGCTGGGGTTATTGCTACCAATACCACCATATCTCGTGAGGGACTGCTTAGCGAAGATAAAAATGAAACCGGAGGCCTTAGCGGAAAACCTTTAGGCAAACGCTCTACAGAGGTAATACGTTTCCTCTCTGAAAAGAGTGGCAAGGCGTTCCCTATTATTGGCGTGGGCGGCATTCATACGGCAGATGATGCTATAGAGAAGCTGGAAGCAGGTGCAAGCCTGGTACAATTGTATACGGGTTTTATTTATGAAGGTCCACAGCTTATTAAAGATATTAATGAGCGTGTGCTGGACCTTAAATGCTCAAACTGCTAG
- a CDS encoding hydroxymethylglutaryl-CoA lyase gives MQGIKPFIPTQRKITYIQSLLRVGFDTIDFGSFVSPKAIPQMQDTAAVLAGLDLSATKSKLLAIIANTQGAIEAAKHKEIQYLGFPFSISENFQMRNTHKTIAQSVITLQEILDVAHKADKEVVAYLSMGFGNPYGDPWNVEIVGEWTQKMADMGVTILSLSDTVGSSTPDIITYLFSHLIPAFPQIEFGAHLHTVPDKWHEKIDAAYKAGCRRFDGAIQGFGGCPMATDELTGNMPTEKMLSYFTAAKADAGNNWLSFESAYNEATKLFGEFH, from the coding sequence ATGCAGGGTATAAAACCCTTTATACCCACGCAGCGCAAAATTACCTACATACAGTCGTTGCTGCGTGTAGGGTTTGATACTATAGATTTTGGTAGTTTTGTCTCGCCCAAGGCCATTCCGCAAATGCAAGACACGGCTGCTGTACTGGCAGGGTTAGACCTTTCTGCAACCAAAAGCAAACTGCTGGCTATTATAGCCAATACCCAGGGGGCTATAGAAGCGGCTAAGCATAAAGAGATACAGTATTTAGGTTTTCCGTTTTCAATATCAGAGAACTTCCAGATGCGTAATACGCATAAAACCATTGCGCAGTCTGTAATTACGTTACAGGAAATACTGGATGTTGCCCACAAGGCAGATAAAGAGGTGGTAGCCTATCTTTCTATGGGTTTTGGTAACCCTTATGGCGACCCGTGGAATGTAGAGATAGTAGGGGAGTGGACACAAAAAATGGCCGATATGGGCGTTACCATCCTTTCGCTGTCTGATACTGTAGGGAGTTCTACACCCGATATTATTACGTATTTATTTTCGCACCTTATACCTGCATTTCCGCAGATAGAGTTTGGTGCACACCTGCATACCGTGCCTGATAAGTGGCATGAAAAAATAGATGCGGCCTACAAAGCCGGGTGCCGCCGTTTTGATGGTGCTATACAAGGCTTTGGCGGATGTCCAATGGCTACCGACGAGCTTACCGGAAATATGCCTACCGAAAAAATGCTGTCTTACTTTACCGCTGCCAAGGCAGATGCCGGCAACAACTGGCTGAGCTTTGAGAGCGCTTACAATGAGGCGACTAAATTATTTGGGGAGTTTCATTAA
- the guaB gene encoding IMP dehydrogenase produces MKAHTNKIIGEGLTYDDVLLVPNYSEVLPREVNIQSKFSRNITLNAPVVSAAMDTVTESSMAIAMAREGGIGVLHKNMTIEKQAAEVRKVKRAESGMILDPVTLALTATVKDAKNAMREYGIGGIPVVDENGTLKGIVTNRDLRFEKNFARPITEVMTSENLVTAPEGTTLDVAEEILQNHKIEKLPVVNGDNKLVGLITFRDITQVNRKPIANKDKFGRLRVAAALGVTADAVVRAEALVAAGVDAVIIDTAHGHTQGVVTVLKEVKARFPELDVVVGNIATAEAALYLAENGADAVKVGIGPGSICTTRVVAGVGFPQFSAVLEVGAALKGTGVPVIADGGIRYTGDIPKALAAGADCVMLGSLLAGTMESPGETIIFEGRKFKSYRGMGSVEAMQEGSKDRYFQDVEDDIKKLVPEGIVGRVPYKGELFESMLQFVGGLRAGMGYCGAKDIKTLQETSRFVRLTSSGIAESHPHNVTITKEAPNYSR; encoded by the coding sequence ATGAAAGCACACACAAATAAAATCATCGGAGAAGGCTTAACCTACGACGATGTTCTTCTTGTTCCAAATTACTCCGAAGTATTACCACGCGAAGTAAACATACAATCTAAATTTTCCCGAAACATTACCCTTAACGCCCCTGTGGTTTCTGCCGCTATGGATACCGTTACCGAAAGTTCTATGGCTATTGCCATGGCTCGCGAAGGTGGTATAGGTGTTTTGCATAAAAACATGACCATAGAAAAGCAGGCTGCTGAGGTTCGTAAAGTAAAGAGGGCTGAGAGTGGTATGATACTGGATCCGGTAACACTTGCACTTACCGCTACTGTTAAAGATGCTAAAAACGCTATGCGCGAATATGGCATTGGTGGTATACCGGTGGTAGATGAAAACGGAACGCTGAAAGGTATTGTTACTAACCGCGACCTTCGTTTCGAGAAAAATTTTGCAAGGCCTATTACAGAGGTAATGACTTCAGAAAATCTTGTTACGGCGCCTGAAGGTACTACGCTTGATGTAGCTGAAGAGATTCTTCAAAACCATAAGATTGAAAAACTTCCGGTAGTTAATGGCGATAATAAACTTGTTGGCCTTATTACCTTTAGGGATATTACGCAGGTTAACAGAAAGCCTATAGCTAATAAAGATAAATTTGGCCGCCTTCGTGTAGCTGCCGCCCTTGGTGTTACTGCCGATGCAGTTGTACGCGCCGAGGCGCTTGTGGCAGCCGGTGTAGATGCTGTGATTATAGACACTGCGCATGGGCATACACAAGGTGTTGTTACGGTGCTAAAAGAAGTAAAAGCAAGATTCCCTGAGCTTGATGTAGTGGTGGGTAACATTGCTACTGCTGAGGCTGCGCTTTATCTTGCCGAAAATGGTGCAGATGCTGTTAAGGTAGGTATAGGCCCAGGGTCTATTTGTACTACGCGTGTGGTAGCCGGTGTAGGCTTCCCTCAGTTTAGCGCGGTACTCGAAGTAGGTGCTGCACTTAAAGGCACAGGTGTTCCTGTTATTGCAGATGGCGGTATTCGTTATACAGGCGATATCCCTAAGGCACTTGCTGCCGGGGCAGATTGTGTAATGCTTGGTTCATTACTTGCCGGTACCATGGAAAGCCCTGGTGAAACCATTATTTTTGAGGGACGTAAATTTAAATCATACCGTGGCATGGGCTCTGTAGAGGCTATGCAGGAAGGCAGTAAAGACCGTTATTTCCAGGATGTGGAAGACGATATCAAGAAACTGGTTCCGGAAGGTATCGTAGGGCGTGTACCTTACAAAGGCGAACTTTTTGAAAGTATGCTGCAGTTTGTAGGCGGACTACGTGCCGGTATGGGCTACTGTGGTGCTAAAGATATAAAAACACTGCAGGAAACATCAAGGTTTGTACGCCTTACCTCAAGCGGTATTGCAGAAAGCCACCCACACAATGTTACTATTACTAAAGAAGCACCTAATTATTCAAGGTAA
- a CDS encoding GTP cyclohydrolase — protein sequence MITIKEAITKQELKDFIKFSFTLYKDNPNWIPPLINDELAGFDKNENPAFENAEAYFYLAYRDGKIVGKLAAIINWQEVNEQQKSKVRFGWFDVIDDIEVTKALLEKVYELGRKHNLEHVEGPMGFSNLDKVGILTEGYDQMGTAITWYNNAYYVDHLTQLGFEIEKKFIESIFSFNNVDPALFMKASALVKKRYKLRVLPLTTTAQIIPWVDKMFDLFNSSYARLSSFVAVSDRQKEYFKKKYIGLINPEYIKFIVDENDTLISFSIVMPDFAPALKKANGSLFPFGFYHLLRARKHSKGVAFYLIGVLPEYQNKGVTAIVFEEYFNVFSKNKIEQCIRTPELEENHAIHNLWKNFDPKVHKKRATFIKNL from the coding sequence ATGATTACCATAAAGGAAGCCATTACAAAGCAGGAACTTAAAGATTTTATTAAATTTTCTTTTACCCTATATAAAGACAACCCTAACTGGATACCACCACTTATTAATGATGAGTTGGCGGGTTTTGATAAAAACGAAAACCCTGCCTTTGAAAATGCCGAAGCTTACTTTTACCTTGCATACCGCGATGGTAAAATAGTAGGTAAATTAGCCGCAATAATAAACTGGCAGGAAGTTAACGAACAACAAAAAAGCAAAGTGCGCTTTGGCTGGTTTGATGTTATAGACGATATTGAAGTTACAAAAGCGCTACTTGAAAAAGTATACGAGCTGGGCAGAAAGCATAATTTAGAACACGTAGAGGGGCCTATGGGGTTTAGCAACCTAGACAAGGTAGGCATACTTACCGAAGGCTACGACCAGATGGGAACCGCCATTACCTGGTATAATAATGCTTATTATGTAGATCATCTTACCCAACTGGGGTTTGAGATTGAAAAGAAATTTATAGAAAGTATCTTCTCTTTTAATAATGTAGACCCTGCGCTGTTTATGAAAGCCAGTGCACTGGTTAAAAAACGTTATAAGCTAAGGGTTTTACCTCTTACTACTACAGCCCAGATAATACCGTGGGTAGATAAAATGTTTGACCTGTTTAATTCTTCTTACGCAAGGCTGTCATCATTTGTGGCGGTATCAGACAGGCAAAAGGAGTATTTTAAAAAGAAATACATTGGGCTCATCAATCCTGAATACATAAAATTTATTGTTGATGAGAACGATACGCTAATATCCTTTAGTATTGTAATGCCCGATTTTGCACCTGCACTTAAAAAAGCAAACGGCAGCCTTTTCCCTTTTGGGTTTTACCACTTGTTAAGGGCACGTAAGCACAGCAAGGGTGTTGCTTTTTACCTGATAGGTGTATTGCCGGAATACCAGAACAAGGGCGTAACTGCCATTGTATTTGAAGAATATTTTAATGTATTCAGTAAAAATAAAATTGAGCAGTGCATCCGCACGCCTGAGCTCGAAGAAAACCACGCCATACATAACCTGTGGAAAAACTTTGACCCTAAAGTACATAAAAAGCGTGCTACATTTATAAAGAACCTTTAA
- a CDS encoding transporter — protein MRFKTNFYITAFLAFSLGAAAQYTEEINTNRPGQSMGAFAVGKTIAQIETGINGIRQEHDLLRTKSTGVGLDLAIRYGAFVEELEFIADMQYRFDQYKDAIYTYNRNDFSRFTFGAKYLIYDPNKYYTPEVNVKSWKANHKFKWHSVIPSIAVYAGANLFNDNPYTFPEDKISPKGMLILQNNFAGWTWTNNIIADKIGTEYPSYGWITTITRGFSGKWAGFLEFQAYKSDFYADGVGRVGATYMFTENMQFDASISGNFKDTPSVLYGGVGFSWRFTANYQDVMMPGKGDREDLLKEDQDKQKKDKDKRKKEKEARLKELETPVGPQPDGN, from the coding sequence ATGAGGTTTAAAACCAATTTTTATATAACTGCCTTTTTGGCATTTTCACTGGGCGCTGCCGCACAATATACCGAAGAGATAAATACTAACCGCCCCGGACAAAGCATGGGCGCCTTTGCAGTGGGTAAAACCATAGCACAAATAGAAACCGGCATTAACGGCATAAGACAGGAACACGACCTGCTGCGTACAAAGTCTACAGGCGTAGGATTAGACCTGGCTATAAGGTATGGTGCTTTTGTTGAAGAGCTTGAGTTTATTGCCGATATGCAGTATCGCTTTGACCAGTATAAAGATGCCATTTACACCTATAACCGAAACGATTTTAGCCGTTTTACGTTTGGTGCAAAATATCTTATTTACGACCCTAACAAATATTACACGCCCGAGGTAAATGTAAAAAGCTGGAAGGCTAACCACAAATTTAAATGGCACTCTGTAATACCATCTATTGCGGTATATGCCGGAGCAAATTTATTTAACGACAATCCATATACCTTTCCTGAAGACAAAATCAGCCCGAAGGGAATGCTAATATTACAAAACAACTTTGCAGGCTGGACCTGGACAAACAATATTATTGCTGACAAAATAGGCACAGAATACCCAAGCTATGGCTGGATTACCACCATAACACGTGGGTTTAGTGGCAAGTGGGCAGGCTTTTTAGAATTTCAGGCTTATAAAAGCGATTTTTATGCCGATGGCGTAGGCCGTGTGGGTGCTACTTATATGTTTACCGAAAATATGCAGTTTGATGCAAGCATAAGCGGCAACTTTAAAGATACACCATCTGTACTGTATGGCGGTGTGGGCTTTTCATGGAGGTTTACTGCAAATTACCAGGATGTAATGATGCCCGGTAAAGGCGACCGCGAAGACCTGCTGAAAGAAGACCAGGACAAACAAAAGAAAGACAAAGACAAACGTAAAAAAGAAAAGGAAGCGCGCCTAAAAGAACTTGAAACCCCTGTAGGGCCGCAACCAGACGGAAACTAA
- a CDS encoding DUF4834 domain-containing protein, with amino-acid sequence MDTASLTGLIKAIVTIVLIYYIVKFLMKMLAPVLVQQMVKKAGQTMHERQQEFYNAQNNQRQQQQQEPAKRPEQKPKVGEYIDFEEID; translated from the coding sequence ATGGATACAGCATCACTTACAGGTTTGATCAAGGCAATAGTAACGATTGTATTGATATATTATATCGTTAAGTTTTTAATGAAAATGCTTGCGCCGGTACTGGTGCAGCAAATGGTTAAAAAAGCAGGACAGACCATGCACGAACGCCAACAGGAATTTTATAATGCCCAAAACAATCAGCGCCAGCAACAGCAACAAGAGCCAGCCAAGCGCCCAGAGCAAAAACCTAAAGTGGGTGAATATATAGATTTTGAAGAAATAGACTAA